GGGAAAAGTTACATATTCAGCAAGTAGATATGAGCTTCGTCGGCCTGCGATAACCGCATAATTGCTCATTACCCCGAGGACTTTTACCTGAGATGAACAATCCCTCAAGTATGTACATAACCTGCGACACTTAGGTCGTGATCATCCAAGTAATGAGCTTGATAGAAGTCATTACCTTCGTCCAATTTAGGGTTATTCCTGTTAGGTCGTAACGTTGGTAAGAGCAGCCTTCCAGATCCACAACTGGGGAAAAGGATGAAACAAACCACGACTGGGAATAGCGAAAAAATAGTCGCATATAGCGCAAGAGTCAAGTAAAAAAATGCACCATCTACATTTATCAATGAACCGATTTTTAAGCCTATCTAAGTAAATGAAAATAAAGAACGCAGCTCTATCTTTTATATTTGCTTGTAACTCATCGTCGAGTCTCGAACCTATAAATACATAGAAGTTACTTGTCGTAAATAAGTAACCTACGTAAAGGTACGTTCATGTTACATAGCTATTTGACTCGACAGCTTTCCGCCGTCAATTAACAGAACCTGCTGTCTTAACCAGTTGACCGGCAAGCGACCTACGCATAGGGTGATAGTAAGAAATTTTGGCGCAAACGAAACGAACTCATCCAGGATTGAGAAGAGCAATTGCGATCCTCGGTTTGATCTCAAAAGAAGGCTTCTATGCCCACTGAAACACGATTTGCGATTGTCGGGGCCGGGATCGTGGGGCTGGCGATCGCGCTCGAAATCACCCGGCAGTTCCCTGCTGCTTCTGTCATGGTTTTGGAAAAGGAATCCTCCGTTGCAAGTCACCAGACCAGCCATAACAGTGGCGTCGTTCACTCTGGCATCTATTACAAACCCGGCAGCCTGAAGGCTCAGCTTTGCGTTGAGGGAGCACAAGCCTTATTACAGTTTTGCGAACATAACGAAGTGCCTCATGAGATATGCGGCAAATTAATCGTCGCTACAGCCGAGAACGAATTACCGCGGCTCGAAGAATTGTTCCGACGTGGGCAATCGAATGGTCTGAAGGGGCTGAAGATATTAACCGGCAGCGAACTTAGAGAGATTGAACCCAATGCGGCAGGAATTCGCGGAATACATGTGCCCGGAACTGCGATCGTGGACTACCTCAAAGTAGCGGAAAAATATGCCGATCTAATCGTGAGCCGAGGCGGAGTCGTGCGAGTCTCGCAGGAAGTTATCGGCCTCAAGCGCTCCAACGGTCTTACCATTCTCGAAACCACGGGGGGCGAGATTGCAGCTAAGACGGTTATTAATTGTGCCGGCCTACAAAGTGAACGTGTAGTTCGCATGACGAACTCAAAGCGTGATCTTGCCATCGTGCCTTTTCGGGGAGAATACTACCAACTTTCGCGCGAGAAAGAGTATCTCGTGAAAGGCTTGATCTATCCCGTTCCTGATCCGCAATTCCCTTTTCTGGGGGTTCATTTCACAAAGAGGATTGGCGGAGCCGTAGAAGCTGGTCCGAACGCGGTGCTGGCGTTGAAACTCGAGGGCTATTCGAAACGATCCTTCAATATAAGGGACATTGCCGAATACGCTTCCTTTCCCGGCTTCTGGAAGATGGCTGCAAAACACTGGCGAATGTCCGTAGGCGAGTATCACCGCTCATGGAGCAAGAAAGCCTTCGTACAGGCCCTGCAACGTCTTCTGCCGGAGCTACAGGCAGATGACCTGGTTGTTGGAGGTTCCGGCGTGCGCGCCCAGGCATTGGATCGCGATGGAAAACTAGTGGACGACTTTCATATTTCCTTCACAGAGGGCATGGTTCACGTGCGCAATGTTCCCTCTCCTGCAGCGACTGCATCTTTGTCAATTGCCAAATATATTGTCGATTCGATCGTCCGTCAGATAGGTTGAGATCCTGAATTTTGAATTTAACCAAAAATAGATATGAGAGGAATTGCATATATTCAGGACAATAAATATTCCAGAAACAGAAAAATTGTCGTTGCTTCCTGCCTCGCGATATAAATATAAGCAGTTTAATAACATAGAGTTAGATAGTTATTGCGAGATTTATTCTTCGCCGATGCTAAACTAAAACCGTACCGCTCTGCACACAAAAGTAACTAAAAATAGATTACTTTTGTGCGCCTTGATTCTCCTATCAAGCTGAGGCTGATATACAATTTGTTTATAGCCAGAACTAACCATTTTGGTTTCCGGGCCATCGAGTAGAGCATTTTCAATTAGTTCACGATAGTTTGGATAGGATCCGTACCCGCAGAGTTCATCCCCTTCCACCTCCTTCTCAGGAGCCGGCATCCGGGTTAGTGTCTTGTAACTGCTGAAAATCAGGCATCGTCGGATTGATATTGATCGATGCTTTTCGCCAGTTAGTAAATCATTTCTTTTTTTGTTCAGCGCTATCCTACCTCGCTCAGTCGCTGGGTCATTGAACTAGAACCTTGCCAATTTTCCTCGTGTTTGCGTGAATCAGGTGCTCTTGCACCATTGGTGAGGTTAAAACTCTTGTTCAATAGCGACTTACGTCTTTATTCCTCTGGCCGTTTTTCTGTCATAGGCCACGCAATCTTCCCAGACTCAAAGACAAAACAGATTTCTCACACCTACGCGAACATCAAAAAAGCGTCTCGACTGATGTCCTGGTGGAGCGCCCTTATGCTCGTGTTTGTGTGCAGTCATGCGATGGCGGCAGTTACCCATGGCGCGTCTGTGAGTTT
This DNA window, taken from Acidicapsa ligni, encodes the following:
- the lhgO gene encoding L-2-hydroxyglutarate oxidase; this translates as MPTETRFAIVGAGIVGLAIALEITRQFPAASVMVLEKESSVASHQTSHNSGVVHSGIYYKPGSLKAQLCVEGAQALLQFCEHNEVPHEICGKLIVATAENELPRLEELFRRGQSNGLKGLKILTGSELREIEPNAAGIRGIHVPGTAIVDYLKVAEKYADLIVSRGGVVRVSQEVIGLKRSNGLTILETTGGEIAAKTVINCAGLQSERVVRMTNSKRDLAIVPFRGEYYQLSREKEYLVKGLIYPVPDPQFPFLGVHFTKRIGGAVEAGPNAVLALKLEGYSKRSFNIRDIAEYASFPGFWKMAAKHWRMSVGEYHRSWSKKAFVQALQRLLPELQADDLVVGGSGVRAQALDRDGKLVDDFHISFTEGMVHVRNVPSPAATASLSIAKYIVDSIVRQIG